The window CACCACGCTGGTACTGGACAGCTCCACCCAGTTCTTGAGCGCCATGATGTCACAGTTGCAGTCCCAGGGGTTCTCCAGCAGGTCGATCTGGATGAACGCTGAGAGCTGGTCCAGGACCCCTCGGACCGGCAGGTAGGAGAAATGATTGTTCCGCAAGTTGAGTATTGTCAGCATCGTGCCACCGAAAACATTGTCGGGGAGCGAGCTTAGCAGGTTGTTGTTGAGGAAAAGCAGCTGCAGGTTGTGTAAAGCGTTAAATGTTTGTGGTGAGATGTCGTTGATGATGTTGTATTCCAAATACAGGTACTGGAGCGACTGCAGGCCGGCGAAGAGGGACTGAGAAAGTGATTCAATGTAATTCCCATTCAGATAGAGCCGTCTGAGCTTTGTTAGGTTCTCAAACGCACCTTCCTGAATCACTGCTATCCTGTTATTTCCTAAATGAAGCAGCTCCAGTGAGCTGTACTCGGTCAGATCAGTCCTGTAAATCACTTGTAAGTAGTTACCGGTCAGGTGGAGTTTCTTTGGGGAGGAGGGCTTGGGGTTCAGCTCACTGATGTTGTGCAAGTTGCGCTCCTGGCAATTAATGTTCAAGCTGCTGTGTGGGTTTCGTGacgtgcacacgcacacgctaGGACACAACATGGGCACAGGGGAGAGCGTCTGGGAGGCTTTCTGGGCCCGGGTGGGGGTGATCCTACCAGGGTGGTAGGTCGGGGGCAGGGCCCCTTGAAAGTGACAGTCAGAGGGGGGGTGAACATGCTCACCAGCATTCCTGCACGGGCACAGATCCTGCTTTCTGAGCTGCGTGATGTTTTTGCCATGCAGCCTGAATGGCGTCTCGCACACTGTGCCCCCCACGAAGACGGAAATGGTGTCCAACCAGGATTTGAGGGGAATCAGATCACATGTGCAATTCCACGGGTTCCTCTCCAGCTGGATCTCCATGATGCCGCCTATGTGCTGCAAGACCCCGGCAAACGGCAGCATCTTGAACCGGTTGCCACGTAAATCCAAGTAGGTGAGGatcacaaagaggaaaatattgggaggaagagaaaggagcAGGTTGTCACTCAGGATCAACACTTTGAGCTTATTCAGCTTAATGAGAGCACCCGGCTCGATGGCACTGATGTAATTATAGTCTGCCTGTAAATACTCCAAACTCTCCAGTCCTGAGAAGGTGTCCTTTTTTATCACCTccaggttgttgttgttcaagGAGAGCCGCTTCAGGAAGCGCAGAGCGTTAAACGCGCCGGTTTGGATCTCCTGTAAGCCGTTATTCCCGAGATAGAGTGAAGTGACATTGTCATAATTGACAAACTCATTGGTGCTGAGCCGTGACAGGAAGTTTCCATTTAGAAAAAGTTGCGAGATTTTATTGGGGGGCGCCTGGAACTGACTGACGGTGGTAAATCCTTTATTCTCGCAGATGATGTTCAGAATGTTTTCCCGCTCCTCGCAGCTGCAGCGGCTcttgcagatttctttggttttgcGGCTCTGCGTTTCGGATGGTGTCAGGCTGGTGACCAAGAGGACGCTCAGAAACAGGACGCCGCTCAGCATTTTTACAGCCAAAAATGGTCGCTGAAATAAAGATCCAGCTTTTAACTTCGCAGCCTGAGCCTTGAATggaatggagaaaaaaaaaatcagaggcTGAGTTCTCACAGAAGGTagaggagaaaggaaaggaggtagaggcgctctctctctctctctctctctctctctctctctctctctctctgaggtgCACtgtaacacatttctgtagttTTCACAGCATTATTACTGTGTAATGAGCATATGCTTACTGTAGAACCTGTATACAGTCTGTTGCTGTAGATCTGCAAAGCATCATGGTCAAAATTCATTGGTGGGTGAATTCTACAGTAAATATATTTTACTGTGAATCACAATACAGTAATTTTGAGCgggattttttttcaacaggagTTTTTTCAACAGAAGAAAGAATATCCTCTCTTTGTTGATGGTACAATTTGCATTAGGCCTATTTCCAACACAGATTCTTCTATTTTTTGTTATCATGCAGTTAGAGGACCAAACATCTTTATATCATCTATAATGGCTACCTGAATGTTTCCACACAGTTTTGTTTCAAGAGGTCACGGACAAGATTCCACACTTTCTTCAGCCTTTGACATCAGCAAGGTAAACTCATTTTGCCATTGTAACGTTACCTTAGTTTAGCACAGTTCTCTCATGTAAAGTTACGGTGTGTGTAACTTTAAAAGTGCACTGGGGGAGAGAAGTAGCGTTAGAGAGACGTAATGACTCTTGCTAGCTGCCGTGAGGCTGGGGGGGAACCAAATACTGAAGCGTATATCAAGCATGTTAAAGTGCACAGAAACCATGCAAACTTCAGGTTTCCTTGTGGGATTTCTGTTTGTCCTTGTAATTTCAAGACATTTTGTGCATTACAGACACACATGGCGAAACCACACGAAATCTAAACCAGCTAGATCTCATAAATGTGTGAATCTAAGTTGTCAGATTGAGGAATGCACTTTTAAATCTTCACATTTTTCAAGTCTCTGAGAACATTTAAAGCTGCATATAAGGGATGGGGAAAAGATTGCTTGTCCTTTCAGTGCTTGTCAGAAGCTCTTCAGTGTCAGATCTTCGTTCACCTCACACATAAGCAGGATTCTTACCCATATAGTGGTATTTGCCGGTCCATGTGAGTGAAATACGTCCACCAAGTCTGGTCCATTAACTCCTTCACTGTCGTAAGAACGAGAGCTTCACCGGGAGTGTACTGATTATTGTACCTATATGAGTGTACGGCTCCAAAATGAATGAAGTAGGTACAGACCAGAAAACAATACAATTCATGACAGGGAAGGAATTAATGGACCAGACCTGGTGGATGTATTACACTAGCATGGAGCAGCACATACCAATACACGGGTAAGACTCCGAACCATCACTTCAACCAAGTTTTTCTCCTTGGCTGGGATGATGTATGATGTCTTTTgtatttacagattttttgtcAGGATAAATCCAGAGCAGAATAAGTGCACTTCCAAGGTCCAGGTGAGCCGAAGGAGTGGCAAGATGGTCCAACGGAAGAATGAGTCCCTCAATCCACATGTGGCATCGTTCATCAGGGACTTCATTGAGTATGACTGGCAGAGCAACTGATACCAGGTGAGACTGTTAATTAATTTTTACCTTGAATACTTAGCGTTCCAGTTCAGGTTTATTTGTAGCCATTATTCACTGTTACACAGAACACAGGGCAGTAGGACTTACTAATGCCCTtattgtactgtgtgtgtgtgtggtaccgTTGTATTATGCTTCTGCCCTTATATGTAGGGTTGCAAGTAGTAAAAGCATATTGTGGTATTTCTAATGGGTAGCAAGGAGTCAACAAAAATGGTCAGAGCCATCAGTCTCGCCTATAAATTTCTACATCAGTAAGTAATTCCTTTTTATCCCTCTACTGCAGGGAAGAAGACTCCAGTATCCAGTTCAGGATCAAGAGTACAGTTCGGGGTGAAGAACACAGTTTAAGAAGCAGTAAGCAGTTGTTTAAGCTGTCAACGTTTTGTAGCAGATTAAAACAGCCTCCTCACAAACAGAATGTCATATTCCCATTGCATGTTCTCTGTTTTATACGTTTTTCACTGTTTGAGGTTCAACTGGCGctcttttaaatgaatgttatCCTGTTGCATCATTTTCTTCTGCAATACAGTATAAtggttttatatatattaattgCTTGTATCAATGAACCAACTCCCAATAAGCCCATAACGGTAGCGGATGGAAACAAGAACAagcattcatttgcattttcttttgctgaATTTCTTTGAATCTGGTTCAGATTTGCAATACATTTTGATTGAAACCCAGCTATAGTGTTGttgtttacaaaataaaatatatttagtgCCTATGTATGTTAGAATTTTTAAATGctgaatgtttaaataaatgagatgttttatgacaaaaCGGTGTCTTCATTTTACAGTATGTAATTGCTTTACAGTTACTAATTTACATTATTGAAATTATTGCAGTAATGCCTGTCACAGTAGTCTACTATTTGCTATGATAGAAAATACAGCACCATATTACAGTAATAGCAATTGCAGTACTGTGATTATTACTGTAATAACAgtaacagtgttttacaggtaCTGTGATTGAATAAACAGTAAGAATGTAAGTAAGTAGAATGTACTAAAGCAGCTTACTTGCTAATTGCTGCCAGCCAGTTACTGTACATTTCACAGTGTTCTTGTTACAGTGTGGTGTGTGAGTAAGGAGCTGAGAGCGTATGGTTTTTGTTTCAACTTTTCGTAAGTTTTGAGAAacctattttcttttttgtcggtgtgagtgtgtttatgagtttttatttttttcctttgatgTTATAagggttgtttgtgtgtgtgtgtgtgtgtgtgtgtgtgtgtgtgtgtgtgtgtgtgtgtaattgtttGTGAAAGGGCAGCGTGCTCTGTGTGGCACAATGCCGGTGGCGGAGGCTGCACCTGCGGAGTTTGAAAGGCTGACTCGCAGACATGCGATTAAGCTTCCCCGCGGTGCAGTGCTCAGTGGAGGAGGCCGGGCTGGCTGTCGGAGAGGTGGTCGGGTTTGACAGTGTGAGGTCTGCCTCGGGTATTGTTTTTAAACAGTACGGCTAAGGTTGGCGAGGTGGTGGAGAGGGGAGTAGTTGTCCGAGACACTTTCAGTCCCGTCTCCCCTCTCGTTAACCCGGCCACAACAATTATGATTTCAAATGCTCCCCCGTTCATCAAAAATGAATTGCTGGGAAGGGGGCTGTCTAGATACGGACAACTTGTGTCACCAATCAGGATGGTTTCACTGGGGTGTAAATCTCCTAATGTTGTGTGTCACAGGGGACAGGTGTAAATGATcctaaaagaaagaaacactgatCTGAGCCTGTCTTTCTATTTTAAAGTTGACGGTTTTAATAATGTGGTTTTCGTTTCCTcagaaacaatgaaatgttttggttgtGGGGGCGAGAGGCACCCGCTCTTGCCCGAGGGACTGCGGAGCGCGGCGGGCTGCTGCGGGGGGAGATCcacctgttgctgctgctgcggcttcAGGCGGAGAACCGCCCGCGGATGTCACCCCTGCCCCGGTTACCGTGTGGGGCACTCCAGTTGTTGCTGCGAGGCCGGTTCTTTCTGCTCCGGTGGGGCCGTCCGTCGCGGGGGATCCTCCCGCGGCGCCGGTCCCCATGGTTGCGGGGGATCTGATTCACGAAGTGTCTTCTGAGGCAAACATTGAAGCCATAACAAGTATGACTGAGCAGAGTGACATGATTCAACAAATGATGGAGGAGGATATGTCAGATGACGATCTCCTCAAAATGtctcagaaaagaaagaacattgaATCTGAAAAAATGAACAGTAAAGTAAAGAAAATGAGTTCACAGATGTCCACTGAGTCAGAGAGTGATTTTCTCCTGACTCAGCTGGACTCTCAGTGTGACTACTCTCCGGAGAAAATCAAAGCCTTCCTGGAACAAACTAAATGAGCCAGGCTGCCTAATGTAGGAGAGTTCTTTCCCAATTATTTATTAGTTCAGACAGGCCGCTCACCAGGAAGAGCTGTGGGGAGGAGGTTTTAACAAAGCAAGTAATATTCAGATTAAAAAAGTTAATACTGAAGGTAAGAACTCAAATCAtgaatgatgaagatgattgttagatgtttttaccttttactaACTGCTCCTCTTActgctgttcatttttttttttttaatctatgtGTGATTTTAATATCAGCACCTTAAACCTGAACGGGGCCaggtctgatttttttttttccccagctttTTTTTATTGGGCTTTGCAGATGTATACAattgtattaaaacatttacaaggaGTTAAGtgtacattttttcatttaagaaaaacaacagaaaaagagagtggTCACTGGGGTATTGCTGTATGCCCGAACAACTTATAAAACTAGAACAACCACAATaaggaaaataaatgcaaaaagttgaaaagaaagacTAGGATAAAAAGAGACAattagaaagagaaaaaacaaaaacaaaacaagtaataGTAGACTGCAAAGGAGAACGTAACAGACATCCCAAGTCAAAGTAGCAGCATGACCCTCATCACAGCAGAGATAACATATCCACCTCTCTGAGATACTTCAGTTGTGTCAGTCGGGGGTGAGTGGGGCCAGGTCTGATTTTAAACGAGCCGCTCTTTTTAAACTGATGGAGACTAAAAGAATTTATGTCATGTTTGTTCAAGAAACTCACAGCACCACAGACAATGAAAGTGACTGGAAAAGGGCTTTTAAAGGGGAGGTGGTTTTAAGTCACAGGTCCAGTCTAAGTGGAGGAGTGGGGATTTTATTTGCTCAGagctttttacctttttcttttactgttgaTGAAGTTGTCCCaggtgttttattgaaagttaAAGCTgtctttgaaaatgtaaaacctgtgtttttaaatgtctacaCTCCCACTAACGCAGTGGACAGGGTagcttttttaaacattttaagtgaCTGTGTTAAGAACTGTGAGGATgatggttttatgtttttaggGGGGATTTTAACTGCACAGAAAATCCAACCCTAGACAGGAACCATCCTGAGCCACACCCTCCTTCATCTCTCACACTCAGACAGCTGATAGAAAACCAGGAGCTGAGTGATGTGTGGAGGGTTTTTAACAGTCAGCAGAGACAATACACCTGGAGCCACAGCAGGGAGGGGGTTTTATCTCTGGCCAGACTGGAccgcttttattgttttaaacaccatttgaatatttttaagaGTTGTTGTATTCAGCCTGTGGgtttttttatcaaaaacatCCGTTTAAAGAGCTCCTATTGGCATTTTAACACGGCCCTTTTAGATGACCAGGCTTTTAGAACTGCTTTTAAGTTTTTTTGGGAGTCCCACAGAGAGAGCAGGCCTGCCTTCACTAACATACAACAGTGGTGGGACTTTGGTAAGACTCAGATAAAGCAGCTCTGCCAGCAGTTCACCCGCGGTGTCACTACAGACTTTACGCGGTCCATGAAAGATCTGGAGACGCaggtggtggagctgcagacttTAGCAGACTCTACAGCAAATCGAGGGCTTTTAGACTCCCTCAAGTCAAAAAAGTCGGCCATAGCCAACCTGCTGGGCATCTCAGCACAGGGGGCTCTGGTCAGGTCTAGGTTCATGAACATCACACAGATGGACGCCCCATCTCGCTTCTTCTTTGGGCTGGAGCGGAAAAATGGACAAAGGAAGAccattctttctcttttttttaattttttttatagggtttatttgatagggacagatacagatcatgtgggttgtgcaacaatccaacagaaagcatcatagcaATTTtagccttagctaatttccaatgcccgtccctagaggggcctttaaaataacatacaaaaaacctgtttttatcCATTCATCCAACCCTCCACTCAACCATTCATCCATCAATTCATAAACAATATCttcctatccattcatccatccctcTGTTCATCCATAGAGTATATTAAATAACATGATAACATATTGGCCTATTTTTCCCTGAATCTTGGCCTAGAAATTAACTATTAACTACGAACGGGTAGCGGCTCCCAAGTCTCAGACTCATCTGAGATCAGGAAGTATGCTGCCGAGTTTTACA of the Sparus aurata chromosome 18, fSpaAur1.1, whole genome shotgun sequence genome contains:
- the LOC115568482 gene encoding SLIT and NTRK-like protein 2 — encoded protein: MLSGVLFLSVLLVTSLTPSETQSRKTKEICKSRCSCEERENILNIICENKGFTTVSQFQAPPNKISQLFLNGNFLSRLSTNEFVNYDNVTSLYLGNNGLQEIQTGAFNALRFLKRLSLNNNNLEVIKKDTFSGLESLEYLQADYNYISAIEPGALIKLNKLKVLILSDNLLLSLPPNIFLFVILTYLDLRGNRFKMLPFAGVLQHIGGIMEIQLERNPWNCTCDLIPLKSWLDTISVFVGGTVCETPFRLHGKNITQLRKQDLCPCRNAGEHVHPPSDCHFQGALPPTYHPGRITPTRAQKASQTLSPVPMLCPSVCVCTSRNPHSSLNINCQERNLHNISELNPKPSSPKKLHLTGNYLQVIYRTDLTEYSSLELLHLGNNRIAVIQEGAFENLTKLRRLYLNGNYIESLSQSLFAGLQSLQYLYLEYNIINDISPQTFNALHNLQLLFLNNNLLSSLPDNVFGGTMLTILNLRNNHFSYLPVRGVLDQLSAFIQIDLLENPWDCNCDIMALKNWVELSSTSVVNNEITCDSPSKHTGRLLRSLHNKVICPEPSEVPPQQNPTPTKAPTLMGPGTEPITPSSSSSSSSSSSFSSVSPTESQMHTPELHPEVPLSVRIPCFFVVFTCLASIVVLVFALKDLWLNLRRPAAWPPRSLRRCCIKT